DNA from Planctomycetota bacterium:
GCCGACGGTGGCGAGGCCGGCGGTGTTGATCGTGGCGGATCGGCTTCCGTTGCTGATGTCGAACGTGCCGGCCGACACGCCCGCGCCGCCGTTGAGCGAGGCCAGCGGCGTGAACGACGTCAGTCGCGCCTGAAGCGAATCGCCCGCGACAGTGACGACGGGCGAGGCACTGAGGATGCCCAGGTCCGCCGCTGTTCCGCCGCCGACTTCGCCGACGGTGACGCTGGCGCCGCTGACCTGCAGGGCATCGCCGGTCAGACTCGCGACGACACCGATGCCGGTGGCGTTGATGCGGTTGATGACGTCGGTGATCGTGTCGGCGTCGGAGAGATCGACGACCGCGCTCGAGCCGGCGTTGGTGATTCGGATGGAGCCGCGTTCGACGCCCGAGCCGCGGGCACCGTCGAGTTCGCCGAGTCGCGTGCTGCCGAGGACGCCTGGATCGAGATCGAGCGTGCCGACCCGCCGGGAGTTGCCACCGAAGACGTCTGCGGCCGCGACGCCGGTCTCGACGGTTTGGCCGAAGCGACCGACGACGGACTGGATCGGCTGGTCGCCGCCACTGAAGACGATCCCGCCGCCGGTGGCGCGGAAGGGCTCGGGGTTCCGCGTCCCACCGCCGAAAAGGCTGATGCCGCCTTCGTTGGTGTTGGCGACGGCCAGGAGCTGGCTTTCGATCGTGCGGAGCACCGTGGCCGCGCCGTCGCGCTCGGCTTGCGTCGCCTGATCGCCTGCGTTGGCCAGGCCGATCTGCCGTGCCTCGCGCAGCAGGTCGGTCGCATCGGACAGTGCCTGGTCGGTCCGCGAAAGCTGTCGGTCCGCGTGATTGAGGTTCGTGCGGTAACCCTCCTGCAGCTCGAGCGATCGACGGATCTGCTGTGCCGAAGCCGCGTCGGCCGGAGAGTCGCTCGGCCGGGTGATGCGCTTGCCCGTGGTGATCTGCCGCGTCGACTCCGCGAGGGCGGCCTGGGTCTTGGCGATCTGGCTCGACGCGCCCAGCGTTCGCTGAAGCTCGCCGACGCGGACAGGACTGGAATGAGAAATGTTCATCGTTCTTCCTTGAAATCAGACCAGATCGAGCAGCGTCTGCATCATCTCGTCGACAGCAGCCACGACGCGGGCGGCGCCTTGGTAGCTGCGCTGGTATCGCAGCAGCTGGACGGCTTCTTCGTCGAGGCTCACGCCGCTGAGTGCCTGTCGCTGGGCGATGAGCGTCTCCTCGATCGCACCGGCGGCGTCGGCCTCGGTGGTCGCCGTTCGGACGCCGGCCGACACTTCGAAGAGCGTCGCGTCGAACGCCTGGGCGATCGTCCCGCCGGCGAGTGCTTCGAGCCCTTGGTCGGCAAGACTGGCCATCGCAAGTGCGTTGCCGTTGCCGCCGGGCGTGTTGTCTCGACTGGCTGCGAGCTTGCCGGGATCGTCCTTGATCGCCTGGTTCACGCCGAGGTCGGCTGCGCCTTGTCCGGTGAAGAACGTCGCGATGCCGAGGCTGGCGAGGACGTTGCTCGTGTCGTCGCTGAAGACGACTTCCTGCGAAGCCGCATCGGCCGAGATGGTCAGCTGCCCCGCCGAGACCGACGCGCTCACGCCACCGATCGCGTCGATGGCCGTCGTCAGATCGTCGAGCGACGTGCCGCCCGTCGTGCCGTCGAGCGGGACGGAAATGATCGTGCTGGTCGTGTTGCCGCTGGCCTTGTCGCGTAGGTGGACGACGAACGACCCGTTCTGTGGCGGCGGCTCGACGCCGGCAGCCGGCAGGTCGAGTGCGACCGTCGTGTCGTCGACTCGGACATCGGCCGAGACCGTGTCGTAGCCGCGCGTGCCCTGGCCGCTGGCGTGGAGCGTGTTGACCTCGTGCTTGAGCGACTGGGCGACCGCGTCGAGCCGGGCGAGCGTGTCGCGAATTGTCTGCTGCGCCTCGACGGCTCCGGCGAGCTGTCCGCCGTTAAGCGGTGCCGGCCCGCCGCCGTTGTCGATGGTGACCGTCGTCAACACCTTGCCACTCGTCGCGTCGTTGCGCTTCTCCAGCGTGATGCCGCGCGAGTCGCCCGCGATGACCAGCGGCTCGGTGCCGGCGTAGACGTTGAGCGAACCGTCGGGCTGCAGGATCGCCCGCGTTCCGGCAAGACCCGCCACCTCGCCGACGAGCGCGTCGCGACGATCGCGCAGCGCGTTGGCTGACCCACCGCCGCCGGCGCCTTCGGCCTGCTGGATCTGCGTGTTGAGCGCCGCGATCTCGTCCAGCACGCGGTCGGCGTCTTTCGCGTAGGCGTCGACGCGCAAGTCGACGTCGTCGGCCAAACGATCGAGCCGGTCGTAAAGCCGGTTGAACTCGCTGGCCAGCGCCTCGCCCTCGGAGATGACCGACTGCCGGAGGGCCGCGTCGCCGGGGTTGTTCGCCAGCGACGACCACGCGTTGAAGTACCGCGTCATCGCGGTCGAGACGTCGGCGTCCGTGAGCTCGTTGAATGCAGCCTCGGCCTGACGGAGCCAGTCGAGCCGCTCGCGCGCCGCTGCACTCTCGCCGGCGGCCGCGTCGAGGCGTCGGTTGAGGGCTTCGTCGACCTGGCGTTCGACGCCGGCGAGCTCGATGCCCGTGCCGAGGAAGATGCCATCGCCCGCGCTGCGTCCGCGTGCCGAGCCGACACTGGCGACCTGTCGCGAATAGTTCGGGTCGCTGGCACCGGCGATGTTGTTGCCAGTCGTCTGGATCGCCGCTTGCGTGACGGCCAGGGCGCTCTTGCCGACGTTGAGGGTTCCGCTGAGAGACATGGGTTCTTCCTTGAAAACGGCGGATCAGCCGACGAGTCGAACGTGCTTGGCCACACCGCCAGCCGGCGGGCAGTCGCCCTGACGCGAGTACAGGAATGGCTTGTGCAGCAGCCGCAACGCCTGGTTCAGATGAGCCAGCACGCCACCCGCCATCCGGCCGCAGGTCTGTCCGGCCGAACGCGTCAGTCGCGTCGCTTCAAGCAGTTCGCCGCGCACCTGCAAGAGTGCGTCGCGATGCTCGGGGCACGCCTCGGCCAGCACGGCCAACGTGGCGTCGGGCGGCAGGTTCGTCATGCGGGCAACGCCGCGTGCGTGCTTGCGGCGCTCGGCCTCGTGACGAAGTAGCACGCGATGCAACGTCTCCTGTCGACGCGCGGCAGCCGACATCGCGCGGACGTCGAGCTTGCGCATGGCTTGCTCCTGATCGACCATCGCGGTGCGGAGGTCGGCCTGGGCCGTGGCGAGCTTGTGCAGCGTCGCCAAAAGCGACTCGACAGGCGTCGGCGGAGCGGCGTTGGGTTGAGCGGACAGCGTGGGCAACGAAGGCGGCCTCGTGAGCGTGCGTTACGGGAAAGGTCAGACGTCAGACAGCCGGCCGACAATCGCGTCGACCAACGCGCCGCCCGTGTCACGACCGGCCTTCTCAGCAAGCCGCTGGTCGAGCATCGAGCTGAACGCGCTGCCGCCTCGGCCACCGGAGAACGGTGAGTCTTCCGGCGAAAGGCTCGATTCGCGGGCCTGCTTGAGCATCGTGCCGTAGAAGCTCTGGCCGACCCACTGCGTCGCGACGGGGCGAAGCTGGGCGGCGACGGTGGTGGGGGTGGTGGGTGTGTTGGGAGAAATCGTCATGACGGTCGTCCTTCACTCGATGATCAGGCAGGCCTACTCGATGATGAGGCGAGCGTGCAGCTTGCCGGTGCGGTGGAGTTCCTTCAGGATCGAAATGCGGTCTTCGGCCGGCACGTTCAGGCGGTCGAGCGCGGCGACGAGGTCTTGAAGCTTGGCGCGACTCCGCTCGTTCACCGCGCTGTCGCCTGTGGCCAGCGGCACGAAGTTGCGCGTGACCACGCGGCCGCCGAGGTTGTCCGGGGTGTTTGCGTTCGGATTGCCGAACGGATCGGCCGGCCCACGGACGCCGTCTGCCGGCGGCGCGGCGGCGGTGATGGTCAGGCCGCGCATCGAGATCACCACCGGGCTGATCTCGACGTCGCCCGTGATGACAATCGTGCCGAGCCGCTCGTTGATCCGAACACGCGCCTCGTCGGCTACCAGCGGGACAGGCATCCGTTGCACGCGACTGATGAACAGGTCCGGCCGAGCAAGCTCCGCCGGCGGGATCGAGACGACCACGTTCTTCGGATCGATCGCGACAGCAATCTCGCGGCCGTCGAGGCTTTCGGTCTCGTTGATCTGCTTGGCGATGTGACTCGCCGTCGTCCACGAGGCGTGCGCGTCATCGAGCACGATCGAGAACTGTCCGTCGCGCACGAACTGCTTGGGCAGGTCGCGCTCCATCACGCAGCCACGCTCGATGCGGCCGACGGTGGGCGTGTTGGTGTCTTCCAAAATCACCGGCCCTTCCGCCAGGGCGAAGATGCCTCCGCCGCCAGGTAGCGGTCCGGTCAATGGGCTGACGAACAGCCGGCCGCCTGACAGGCTGCGTGCTGCGCCGATGCTGGTGATGTGGACGTCAAGGGCGTCGCCGCTTCGCACGCCGTTGCGTGGAACGACGACAGAGAGCGCGACCATGGCGACGTTGTCGGCAGTGCACAGCACCAGCGGGACGGTCGTGATGCCGAAGAACCCGAGCAACTGCGCTAGCGACCGCACGGCCGGGGCGAAGTCGCCGCCGTCGCCGGTGCCGTCGAGGCCGAGCACGAGTCCGACGCCGGTCAGCCGCTCTTCCCGCTGCGCGTCGAGCCGACTGATGTCAGCCACACGCGTCGCTGAGGCGATCCCGCACGACAGGCCGAGCGCTAGGAGGAAGGGTTTGAGCATGAAGGCTGGGTGCTTGCGGACTCGTGAACTGGTGAACTGGGATGGGTCTCGGAAGCGGGTCGCGGTTCGGGGTGTGCCCCGAGTTCACGAGTGACAAGGACACGAGTTCACGAACTAGAACGGATTCACCACGTCGACGGCTCGTGGCAGCCAGCCGCGTTTGGCGGCGTCGCGGACGGGGCCGCGGGTGTGTTTCTGGAGGTGCAGGTCGTGCAGCTGCGTCGAGAGCACCGTGTTGCCAGCGGTGACGTCGGCGGTGCGGCAGGTGCCGGTGAGGACGATGAGCTGCTCGTCGTTGTCGGTCGTGATGCGCTTGCGGGCCTGGATGACCAGCGTGCCGTTGGGCTTGACGTCCATCACTTCGGCGGTGATGCGCGTCACAAAGCTGTCACGACGATCGTTCTGTCCGTCGCCGGCGAAGCTGCGACCCGCCTCGAAGTCGAGTGCCTGTCCGCCTGCCTTTGGAATCAGGCGAAAGTCGCCCAGGTTCAGGTTGACGTACTCCTGAAGGTCGGCGCTGATCGTGTAGTCCTTCTCGTAGTCCGCGCTGCCTTGGGACCGGGACGAACTCTCCTCCCGCACGATGACGGTGATCAGATCGTGTCGACGAACCAACGTCGGCTCGGGCGCGGGGATCGCGAAGAAGCTGACGTCGGCATCGATGGCCGAGCCGGGTTGGCCGATGCCGCGGGCGACGGCGTCGCGGCTGGCGAGCTGCGCCTGCAACAGCGAGCCGCTGCCGGCGAACATGCGGGCGGCGATCTCCTCGGCCGTCTCGGTCGCAGCGGGCGAGGTCGTCACCTGTGGACGCGTCTGCGTCGACTGTGCCGCGGCCTTGCCAGCGAGCGCGGCGACGGTCGCGAGCAAGATGGAAGCGTTGTTGGGTTTCTTCATGATGCTGCCGATTGCTGGTTAAAACGC
Protein-coding regions in this window:
- the flgK gene encoding flagellar hook-associated protein FlgK codes for the protein MSLSGTLNVGKSALAVTQAAIQTTGNNIAGASDPNYSRQVASVGSARGRSAGDGIFLGTGIELAGVERQVDEALNRRLDAAAGESAAARERLDWLRQAEAAFNELTDADVSTAMTRYFNAWSSLANNPGDAALRQSVISEGEALASEFNRLYDRLDRLADDVDLRVDAYAKDADRVLDEIAALNTQIQQAEGAGGGGSANALRDRRDALVGEVAGLAGTRAILQPDGSLNVYAGTEPLVIAGDSRGITLEKRNDATSGKVLTTVTIDNGGGPAPLNGGQLAGAVEAQQTIRDTLARLDAVAQSLKHEVNTLHASGQGTRGYDTVSADVRVDDTTVALDLPAAGVEPPPQNGSFVVHLRDKASGNTTSTIISVPLDGTTGGTSLDDLTTAIDAIGGVSASVSAGQLTISADAASQEVVFSDDTSNVLASLGIATFFTGQGAADLGVNQAIKDDPGKLAASRDNTPGGNGNALAMASLADQGLEALAGGTIAQAFDATLFEVSAGVRTATTEADAAGAIEETLIAQRQALSGVSLDEEAVQLLRYQRSYQGAARVVAAVDEMMQTLLDLV
- the flgN gene encoding flagellar export chaperone FlgN, producing the protein MPTLSAQPNAAPPTPVESLLATLHKLATAQADLRTAMVDQEQAMRKLDVRAMSAAARRQETLHRVLLRHEAERRKHARGVARMTNLPPDATLAVLAEACPEHRDALLQVRGELLEATRLTRSAGQTCGRMAGGVLAHLNQALRLLHKPFLYSRQGDCPPAGGVAKHVRLVG
- a CDS encoding rod-binding protein, with the protein product MTISPNTPTTPTTVAAQLRPVATQWVGQSFYGTMLKQARESSLSPEDSPFSGGRGGSAFSSMLDQRLAEKAGRDTGGALVDAIVGRLSDV
- a CDS encoding flagellar basal body P-ring protein FlgI, producing the protein MLKPFLLALGLSCGIASATRVADISRLDAQREERLTGVGLVLGLDGTGDGGDFAPAVRSLAQLLGFFGITTVPLVLCTADNVAMVALSVVVPRNGVRSGDALDVHITSIGAARSLSGGRLFVSPLTGPLPGGGGIFALAEGPVILEDTNTPTVGRIERGCVMERDLPKQFVRDGQFSIVLDDAHASWTTASHIAKQINETESLDGREIAVAIDPKNVVVSIPPAELARPDLFISRVQRMPVPLVADEARVRINERLGTIVITGDVEISPVVISMRGLTITAAAPPADGVRGPADPFGNPNANTPDNLGGRVVTRNFVPLATGDSAVNERSRAKLQDLVAALDRLNVPAEDRISILKELHRTGKLHARLIIE
- a CDS encoding flagellar basal body L-ring protein FlgH, with product MKKPNNASILLATVAALAGKAAAQSTQTRPQVTTSPAATETAEEIAARMFAGSGSLLQAQLASRDAVARGIGQPGSAIDADVSFFAIPAPEPTLVRRHDLITVIVREESSSRSQGSADYEKDYTISADLQEYVNLNLGDFRLIPKAGGQALDFEAGRSFAGDGQNDRRDSFVTRITAEVMDVKPNGTLVIQARKRITTDNDEQLIVLTGTCRTADVTAGNTVLSTQLHDLHLQKHTRGPVRDAAKRGWLPRAVDVVNPF